From Leptolyngbya sp. 'hensonii', the proteins below share one genomic window:
- the cax gene encoding calcium/proton exchanger, with product MAIRKILSIGLLIFVPISLAAEHLHWSPLVIFFTSALAIVPLAIWLSTATEEVALVAGPSVGGLLNALFGNATELIIALVALKEGLVDIVKASITGTIISNLLLVMGLSMFLGGLRYKEQEFKPVVARVNGSTMTLAVIAIVLPAMVIFTTSGVTSGVEQAAIASLSVTTAVVLIAVYALTLLFSLKTHSYLYDVSKVELEEAGADSGEGEHEHKPNLPLWIGVLVVATIAVAFESEIFVGVVEEVTQGLGLTALFTGVILLPLVGGAAEYVTAVSVAIKNNMDLSVSVAMGSSLLVALLVAPILVLVGQAIGQPMDLNFNPFEVVAVIIAVTIANLISLDGRSNWLEGTLLLATYIVLGAAFYFHPA from the coding sequence ATGGCAATCAGAAAAATTCTTTCCATCGGTCTGTTGATCTTTGTTCCGATCTCTCTGGCTGCAGAGCATCTGCACTGGAGCCCTCTGGTGATATTCTTCACGTCCGCGCTCGCGATCGTGCCCTTGGCCATCTGGCTGAGTACGGCGACTGAGGAGGTGGCGCTGGTGGCTGGTCCTTCGGTGGGGGGGCTGCTGAATGCCCTCTTTGGCAATGCAACTGAGTTGATCATTGCCTTGGTGGCCCTGAAAGAAGGATTGGTGGATATTGTCAAAGCCAGTATTACCGGCACAATTATCAGCAATCTGCTCCTAGTCATGGGGCTGTCTATGTTTCTGGGGGGCTTGCGTTACAAGGAACAGGAGTTCAAGCCGGTGGTGGCCCGGGTCAATGGATCGACCATGACCCTGGCCGTAATTGCGATTGTCTTACCTGCTATGGTGATCTTTACCACCAGCGGGGTGACCAGTGGGGTGGAACAGGCAGCGATCGCGAGCCTCTCCGTCACAACGGCTGTGGTCCTGATTGCGGTTTATGCCCTGACCCTCCTGTTTTCCCTCAAGACCCACAGCTATCTGTATGACGTCAGTAAGGTGGAGCTGGAAGAAGCGGGAGCGGATTCCGGGGAAGGAGAGCATGAGCATAAGCCGAATCTGCCCCTGTGGATCGGAGTTCTGGTGGTCGCGACCATCGCGGTTGCCTTTGAATCAGAGATTTTTGTCGGGGTGGTGGAAGAGGTGACCCAGGGTCTGGGGTTAACGGCCCTGTTTACCGGTGTGATTTTGCTGCCTCTGGTGGGGGGCGCAGCAGAATATGTCACAGCCGTCAGTGTTGCGATCAAAAATAATATGGATCTGTCTGTTTCCGTGGCGATGGGGTCCAGCCTGCTGGTGGCGCTGCTGGTGGCCCCAATTCTGGTGCTGGTTGGGCAGGCGATCGGCCAACCCATGGATCTGAACTTCAACCCCTTTGAGGTGGTGGCTGTGATTATTGCAGTGACGATCGCCAATTTGATCAGCCTGGATGGCCGGTCCAACTGGCTGGAAGGAACCCTTCTCCTGGCTACTTACATTGTCCTGGGAGCCGCTTTCTACTTCCATCCGGCTTAA
- the alr gene encoding alanine racemase produces MVKLNCSATQRAWVEIDLAAVAHNVRQLRQSLAPTTALMAVVKADAYGHGAVTIAQTALQQGATWLGVATIMEGLELREAGIEAPILLLGGTYTHEQVRAIAGGALQPTLCSPKQALIFAEALEAMPYPGALPVHLKLDTGMSRLGTSWTEAVEFARLVDCIPNLQIAGIYSHLATADSPDPTVMGLQQSRFDQAIGQIRAAGIAVPCLHLANSAAALADHALHYDMVRVGLAVYGLYPAVHLRGTIELRPVMQVKARITQVKTIPAGMGVSYGYRFMADRETRLAVVGIGYADGVPRNLSGQMTVLVRGQRIPQIGAITMDQLMLDVNQIPDVQEGEVVTLLGQEGHDRISADDWANNLGTISWEILCGFKHRLPRVAIGELS; encoded by the coding sequence GTGGTCAAGCTGAATTGTTCGGCGACCCAGCGGGCCTGGGTCGAGATTGATCTGGCCGCAGTAGCCCACAATGTGCGTCAGTTACGCCAGAGTTTGGCTCCCACCACGGCCTTGATGGCAGTGGTCAAAGCAGATGCCTATGGCCATGGTGCCGTGACGATCGCCCAGACTGCTCTCCAGCAGGGGGCAACGTGGCTGGGGGTCGCGACGATTATGGAGGGCCTGGAACTACGGGAAGCAGGCATTGAAGCCCCGATTCTGCTCCTGGGGGGAACCTATACCCATGAGCAAGTCCGGGCGATCGCGGGCGGAGCACTCCAGCCTACCCTTTGCAGTCCGAAGCAGGCGCTAATTTTTGCTGAGGCTTTAGAGGCCATGCCCTATCCAGGAGCGTTGCCGGTTCATCTGAAACTGGACACGGGCATGTCTCGCCTGGGTACCTCCTGGACAGAGGCAGTGGAATTTGCCCGGTTGGTAGACTGTATCCCAAACTTGCAGATTGCTGGGATTTACTCCCACCTAGCAACAGCAGACAGCCCTGACCCAACGGTGATGGGCTTGCAGCAGAGTCGCTTCGACCAGGCGATCGGACAAATTCGAGCCGCTGGTATTGCGGTTCCTTGCCTGCATCTAGCCAATTCTGCTGCGGCCCTGGCCGATCACGCGCTCCACTACGATATGGTCCGGGTGGGGCTGGCAGTGTATGGTCTCTATCCAGCAGTACATCTGAGAGGGACGATCGAGCTGCGCCCGGTGATGCAAGTGAAAGCCCGGATCACCCAGGTCAAAACCATTCCAGCCGGGATGGGGGTGAGTTATGGCTACCGATTTATGGCCGATCGGGAAACCCGGCTGGCTGTGGTGGGGATCGGCTACGCAGATGGGGTTCCCCGCAATCTCTCAGGCCAGATGACCGTTTTGGTCCGGGGCCAACGGATTCCTCAGATCGGAGCCATCACCATGGATCAGTTGATGCTGGATGTGAACCAGATTCCCGATGTCCAGGAGGGGGAAGTGGTGACCCTCCTGGGGCAGGAGGGCCACGATCGGATCTCAGCGGATGACTGGGCGAATAACCTGGGAACCATTTCCTGGGAAATTCTCTGTGGGTTCAAACACCGGTTGCCCCGGGTCGCGATCGGGGAACTATCCTGA
- a CDS encoding phosphoribulokinase, producing MKPDRVVLIGVAGDSGCGKSTFLRRITDLFGEDFVTVICLDDYHSLDRKQRKETGITALDPRANNFDLMYEQVKALKSGEVINKPIYNHETGMIDPPELVHPNHVVVIEGLHPLYDERVRGLLDFSVYLDITDDVKIAWKIQRDMAERGHRYEDVLAAINARRPDFSAYIDPQKQYADVVLRVMTTRLIPDDQEKKVLRVQMIQRDNVEGFEPAYLFDEGSTIDWIPCGRKLTCSYPGIRMFYGPDNYYGHSVSTLEVDGQFDNLEEVIYIEKHLSNLSTKYEGELTHLLLQHREYPGSNNGTGLFQVLTGLKMRATYERVTSKVAKVAVNV from the coding sequence ATGAAGCCAGACCGTGTGGTACTAATTGGCGTTGCCGGAGACTCCGGTTGTGGAAAATCCACTTTTCTACGGCGGATTACAGATTTGTTTGGGGAAGATTTCGTCACGGTTATCTGCCTCGATGATTACCACAGTCTGGATCGGAAGCAACGGAAAGAAACAGGAATTACAGCTCTGGATCCGAGGGCGAATAACTTTGATCTGATGTATGAACAGGTCAAGGCCCTGAAAAGTGGGGAAGTCATTAACAAGCCGATTTACAACCACGAAACTGGGATGATTGATCCTCCCGAGCTAGTTCATCCCAATCATGTAGTGGTGATTGAAGGGCTGCATCCGCTCTATGATGAGCGGGTCCGGGGGCTGCTTGACTTTAGCGTTTATCTGGATATTACAGATGATGTGAAAATTGCCTGGAAGATCCAGCGGGATATGGCCGAGCGTGGCCACCGGTATGAAGATGTTCTGGCTGCAATCAATGCCCGTCGTCCTGACTTCTCGGCCTACATCGATCCTCAGAAACAGTATGCTGATGTGGTGCTGCGGGTGATGACGACCCGTCTGATTCCCGATGATCAGGAGAAGAAGGTGCTACGGGTGCAGATGATCCAGCGGGATAATGTCGAAGGGTTTGAACCGGCTTACCTGTTTGATGAAGGCTCCACGATCGACTGGATTCCCTGCGGGCGCAAGTTGACCTGTTCCTATCCCGGCATCCGCATGTTCTATGGGCCGGACAACTATTACGGCCACAGCGTTTCCACCCTGGAAGTGGATGGCCAGTTCGATAACCTGGAAGAGGTCATTTACATTGAGAAGCACCTTAGCAATCTCTCAACCAAGTACGAGGGTGAACTGACCCACCTGTTACTGCAGCACCGGGAATACCCTGGTTCCAACAACGGTACCGGTCTGTTCCAGGTCCTAACCGGTCTAAAAATGCGCGCAACCTACGAACGGGTCACCTCCAAGGTGGCGAAGGTTGCTGTTAACGTCTAA